CCATGCAATTAAGACAGAAATACAAGTTGTTTCCTTGTAAATTTAGTTATGTGACATAAAAGAGCCAAGAACATAAATATACACCATTTGTAATCTGATtccttagacagagagagagagagagagagaggggttaattTATACATTTGCAAACAGCATTTCTGGAGAAATATTTACTTAATTTTAGTTTAGTCAACAAAATACGTAGCTGTGTACAGAGGAGATCAATAGCAAATTTTCAAGCTTATTCAAAAGGTTTGTGTTCTTAGTTACCCTAATCTTAAAAAGACAACTTAAAACAGCATTAGTTTTAGAACAGACAGAGAAGACATTCAATAAGTGCAGTCCCTCATCCATTCAGCTTATCCCACAATCACGCAGAATTAATATCATTACAATGTAGCACCTAGATCTGCTGCAATGCTACAACTGAGTGCTTAATATTCCATTATCCTCACTCAGAAGTGGAGCACCCACTTATGTTTCACTTGGCTCATGGCTCCAGAATGGTGTAGACAATATTCACCAATGATGGAGAGAAATTGGATCAACCACACATGCACTGTAACTGCCAGACCACAccatttaaaaaacaaaaaaggtACTCACTTTTAATTACAGCCACTGAAGCCACATCAGCAGCTTTAAATGCAACAAGATTAAAGTGAAATCACAATGTCAGCCAGTTGCAAAACTGATCAAATCACTTGTAGTATAAAATCTCAACCCACAGGCAGCAATTAAGTACGTACTTTTATACAAAAAAAAACACGAACCTGTGGTCACACTTGAAGCAAAAATAAGCTAAAATACTACAACTGGCCATGTGTTCTTACAAATGACAAACAGCTCTTGAAAACTTTCAAAATATGGAGTTGGTGCTCTACAGAAGGAGTTTTCTGTAAAAAGTGTCCAACTAGGAAATCTAAATTAATAaatctccatttttaaaaaagttgtaACACAAACAGCTCAAAATTTAGGTGCTTCAATGATTCAGGGTGAGAATGCGATCTAgtatttcacccacccaccccgtccCAACTGCCAAAAAAGTTCCCATAACCACTTTCCTTCCTCCCTGTTAAATTATGTAGCGATTTTGGTTACTGAACATTGGCCTATTTATCCTCATCTGTTCTCCTGTCACCCCTCCCAGTGAAGGGGAAGAAAAGGTTAACCTGCTAAAATCCAGTTACTCAAGCCAAGAATTTCTGGCAACAATTTTCATTTATTTTGAGCTACTTGAACCAGCTCCACTTGGCTGGCAGCACTGAATTGTGCCTATTTATTGAGTTACAGTCAGAACCTGCTGAATGCTCAGCTTCTGTGAAAGTGCTGTGTTTAGATTTTAGCAATGAAAGCAATGCTTAGACAAATTAGAATGCAGCGGTTAGCTCTTTTATTTTAAAAGACACATTAAAGACACTAGACACGCCAATAGAAAAAAATAACTTCCTTTTATTtaccaaaaaacaaaaaaatccaAATATTGGATTGTGTAAACAAAATTCACAATCTGTTCCCTTTGTGACTGACACAGATGCTTAAGTCTTCAAAGTCTAGGTTCCATCAGCTCCTCGATTTCCTCTTTGACAGAGCCTCCAGTCACTGAGAGTCCAGCAGACAAATCCAAGTCACAGTTTGCTGCAACAGGAAGCCTCTCAGAAGCCAAATATATGtgtggcagttgaagagaaagtAAATGCACAGAGCCTCCCTCATATTCCAAGGTTTGCAGCAAGCTACCCAAGATGCTGGGGAGTCTTAAAGGCATTCAAACTGTTAATTTTGCCCACAAGCCCTTGTGATAAATAATTttttgggggagtgggattacAGAACATTCAAATGCAACAAAAGCATACATCGCAGAAGACGATTACAGTTTCAGCTTAAAACCTTAAAAATTGCAAGCTGCAGCACCCTTTTACTTCAGAATTTCAGCTGGCACACTTCATTTCAAGTTGGAATAACATTTCTCCCTTCCAGTTTGTGGCAAAAACAACTGGAAGGGGGGTGGCAGGGGTGAAGCAAAAGTACGTGCATCTATAAATAATTCAACCTCTTGTATATGGTAGATGACAGTAAAGGGAATTTATTCTTTTGAATGATAGCCAATCCAATTCAGGAAATGAAGACAGGCAGTCGAAAGAGACTTACCCAGTAGAGATTTTTATAAAAGCATTCTTAACTATTCATGCTTGAATGCTCACTTACATTAATAAAAAAAGAAACCTCCCACGCTCCACTGGTAGTTAAAAGTGCCATGGACAGCTGAAATTCTATTCACCATTTCAGAAAAATGTTGGTAGTTCAAATCCATTGTGTTGCTACATGTGTGTTACTATTGTGTTGCTACATGTGCTATTAACTGGAATTCTTGAGAATTccttcttccctctccccttccaccCCCCTACAACCAAAAAGAAAAACACACATTGAAGCTTCGTAGTTCCAGCCTCCGGTACCAATTTACACTTTAACCGCTTCAAAATACTCTGGCAACTTCTCAATAATGAGCCACAACACTGCATTTTACTCATACTTTACCACTTCAGTATTGCGACAGTGATACATTTGAGAATCTGTTTAGATCTTCTATAAATCTCCTCATTCCCACTCCCAAAACTCTGTGCTTAAAAAAAGTTATCCAATGTTCTAATTTTGCAGGTTCTCTTTTTGCAAGAAAGGTCTAAGTAATGTCTACAGTCTACCACAGAAGTAATGTTGATCCTAATAAACGATGACTCACTGTTGAAGAATGGCCTGCATGGGAAACTCCAAATAATAGCGATAAGAATGAACATACCACATCACCAGCTGATCCTATCTCCCCAGCCCttctctccacactgtttttcAAAGCCTTGCAAGCAGCTGTCAGGCACACTGATTCTGACAGGTACATGTTAACTTCTAATTTGCATCTACTGGTATGGACTGAGAAAACAAATCGTTCTTTTGCATGATCAATCACTGGAGCATTACACTGAACAAACAGCAAGATACATGCCATCCAATGTAGGACAGAGAAGGTATTTCCCCACCTCCCTCAAGTAAACAATGTGCTGTATTTCAAGGTTTTGTCAGGCTCTGCAGAATGTATAAGTGACGTCCAATAGTAAACAAATCAAGCTCTTGATAAATCACAGAATTGGTACATTAAAATTCCTTCCATTGTGCATTTTAATCCACCTTTTACAATAGAAAATTTTAATTTCCAAGTAACTGACCAAGATTTTTCAAAACTGTATtaggaaaatttttttttttaaagagtataTAAATGGTACAATTTCTCTCCTGTTGCAAATTAGCCAAGGTTTCTCAACTCCTGACTATAAAAGTTCAGAGTGCTaagtcaccccaccccccctccccccctccccccagccctacCCTTTCCTGGCACAAACCTTTGCAATGTTCAAACAGCTTACAGTAGCAGTGTTTTACTGGATCCTGGGGTCACAATCTTTAGCAGAAATGCACACCAGTAAAGAGCAAACTTTGAACAAATGCAAAATTAAGATTGAGAAATGTTGAGGATTTGAATATTTAAAAAGATAAAAGGATAATCTCCTCCTGGCAGTCACTTGGAAACAGAATTCATTTCATAATTTACCGTAAATTTAAAACTGCATTTTTAAAGTACATTTCTAAATTAGAAAACTGcaatggtggaggtgggggaaatAGCAATATCTGGACATAACATGATTTGCTCAAAAAGTTAAAAATATCTTAACATGCCAATGCAATTTAGAGCTGCTGTTGTTGCCCTGGGTCAAACAGCTGACGGAAGATTTTTCCCTCATTACACAAAAGGGTTTTTCAAATATGCAAAACCAGAGAATCTTGAATGCATTGTCACTTTCCAATTCAGTCACTGGCTTGTGCTCAAGTATTTCCCTGACTAGATAAATTAGTCAGATGTCAATCACTTCATTTGGCTTGCAGCCATAGCCAGggttcccttttctttttggtgGCCATGCACAGGTTTGTTCCCAACAATTGTCAAATAAAATAAGCACATGATCCTGACAGTAAGATCATACCAGATTAAGAGTAATATATTTGGATATGGTTAATGAAGCACTGGGACAGCCGACCTGATCATACACAAGCCCGTTTATAAGCGACTCTGGTCTGTCCCAACCCCTCACTTCTAGCAGGATTCCATTGGATTACTTTGCTAAATTTGTTATCTACTTTGCAATTAATTTGGTGTCATAAGCAAACTTACAAAATTTCAcagctctctttctccctctcccatttTATTCCCCAACACTCAACTGTGCTTTATTTAGTTCACAAACTCAAATGCAACTGCAGCACACAGCATATTCACAGAATCTCAGATCCTCTTCTTGGAGTGAGGAAACAAAAAAAAGTGCCAAGGAACCTCTTATTACAAACTGGAAAATATAAAGTACTTCGTTTAAACACTTGCCTAAGTGCTACACTGTCCAAGACAATACATACTTTTAAACTATCACATAAACAGCAATTTTTTAATACAAGTATTTTCCAAGAAAATAGGGAATTTAGTAATTCGTGCAAGAACACGTTCTTTTGTCCCTGATAAAGAAAAAATGTGGATTAAGCCACAAGATTTGAATACAGTATCTCCATTCCCGTTTTTAATAGGCAATAGGCACTTTTGATTCATGTAGACAAATATAAATTAGCCACATCTGTTCTTGTCCTTGGGTATAtttttgtttatatatatatatatatttataaaacgAAAAAATCTTTGGTCCTTGAACATTATATTAGCCACAGCGCTCTGCACACTTCCACATTCAAAAAAAAAGCGAAGTGCACCTTCTCTCTCTAACAGGGAGCCATGGATAGCACAATAGCGACTTCTGTCGTCATGTGTTAACAATCCTGCATCCGTCAGTCTGGAGCAAAACCATTAGAGTTTTAGAAAGCACTCAAAAAAAAAGCAAGCAACTGCGAAGAAGCAGTTTCACTTGGTATATCATTCTGTACATGGCGTTCGCAAGCCCTAAATGCAACCGTTCCCCCACCCCGTTTACAGAAGGCAAAACACGACTGGATTTAGCTTCTTTTGCTACACGGAACATCGGAGAACAGGCGAGAAGGGAAAAATCCGAACCTTTCCCTCACCCACAAGAGGCTGGTCAGTCCTCACCACAAGAGAGTACGGCTGCTGAATTCCCATGTTGTCATTTTAGGCTTACAACCAGAATGGGAGGGGGCAAAGCCTAAGCAAAAAAAAACACGATTTTTGAAACTAATTTTTAAGCTGCCATACCCACCTTTTGGCTCGGGGTTGAATTCGATTTGTTTTAAAGAAATCGATCATTCGATCTGGCTCAATTAGAAAAAAATATATACGCAAGCTATATCTTTTAATAAAAGTAAGCTCTCAAAAGTTGAGCAGATCAGAGCATTGCACTAAACAAACCAGGCCTGCGTCaaactttctgtgtgtgtgtgtgtgtgtgtatgtgtgtgtctcccaCCCCTATTCAAACCACAAAGGTGTTGTATCCCCCTTCTCGCGTTCTCACCCTCTGCTCTTTTGCCCCTTTTTTTTCCCGTTCTCAGCCTTTACTCCTTTCAGTTACAAGGTAACCAGGTCGAGTATGTATGTTGCTGACAGGTAAACACAGGCTGCACATGGGCGATGTAGTAGTTGTTGAAATTGGCGTCGGTCACGTAAGGAGCCGGCTGGTAGTAACAGGTCACATTGGCCACATTGGGGATGATATTCTGCTCGGCCAGGACACGGAGGGCCAGCATGGTGATGAGGTTCAAAGTCTGCCTCCTCTCGTGTCCCATCAGGCAGACGGTGCTCTCGTTCACCACCCTCTGCAGGGTCATCAGGTAGTCGTACTTACGGTCCTCCAGCCCCATGAAGTGGTTCTGCAGGTAGGACTCCAGCTTCCTCTGCTGTTCGCCAATGTCCGAAAAGTCAATGAAGAACCTGGAGCACATGTACCTTTGCAGGGCTTTCATCTCACTCTCGGAAGCCGCCCTGAAGCCTCGCACCAGCAGGTTGCAGTACTTGAGGAGCCCCCCGCCCCGGATCTCCTCGGGGTTCCTGGTGGCGATCACTTTGTGCTGCAGATGCTCCAAGGCTTCCTCAAAGTCCCCGTAGACGCTCTCCCCGAGGATGGTGGGGTGGAAGTGCTCGGACATGGGGTTCTCGGAGCACTCGTAGAAAAGCAGGAGGGAGTCCAGGTTAATCTGGAAAGCGTCCACGCTGAACTCGAACTGCCTGCGCAGCGAGTCCACGAATTTCAGCTCGACGTTCTTGCCGCTGTTATtggacagggagatgagactccAACGGTCCGAGTCATTGCAAACTTTCACCATCTTCTGCACGTAGGCTTCCTTCAGGGTCAACGGGGTGATCTTCTCCTTGTTGACCCCCTCTGGTAAAAAATCCAAGAGGCAATCCAGCACCACGTTCTTGACGGTCTGAAACTCCTTATCCCCGCTCAGATCAGCCCGGAAGATGAGGTCCAGGTCCTTGTAGCCCAGCCCGCTGTGTTGGTGCAGGACATGACTGGCCGCCGAGCCGTTCAGCCTCACATCCCGCACACGGATACGCTTCTCCTCCAAGCGGCTCCGCACCACCTGCACTATCTGCCGAGGCTTCACCTCCAGGGTCGGGAAGTTTCCTCGCCCGTGAATCGGGATCGTCTCCGTTAGGATCCTGTCCAGCCGCTGCACTTGCTCCCAATTCAAAACGTTAAAACTATTGCATTTAGTGTTGGCATTTTCATCAGCCATCGTAATTTACAAGCTCACTTcttaaagagaaaaagattgcaGATGTGATCAATTTCTTATCCTCCCGTCCTGTTTTTTTTATTCCCCCGGCTGTGCGGACTGCAAAGCTTTAGCTATCTGCGTATTAACTCTCCCATTAGTTTTTATATGGCTTCTCTGTGCAGTTCCGGTTGTGAGTCACGGACATGGCACGCCTATTGCATTTACATAAATTGCTGAGCTTGTCCCTACTGGCAAAAGCCGCGCATTAAACAACAAATAACAATACATATTTCTTTAACTTTCTTTCTCTGTTCGTATTTAAGCCTGGGTCTCGAAGCTGAAACGGCGTGCGAATcagatttgagagagagagggacatggagaatgaaaaaaaaaaccggATTTCTATATGGCAGTGTCAAACTCACAGCTGCTGAGGAGCAGGCGGGGCACGGCTGCATTGATTGATTGCCTTTCCGACAAATAGGAATCCGGGTTCTCACTCCATTGACGTCAGACAGCCAATCTGCGGCGCGCAGGGGCGGGACGATTGGGAGAACGATTTATTTTCCAGAGAAATTCAATGGAAAGTGAAGGCAGTGCTGGagctaatgagagagagagagagagagaaagacaccgtCAAACAGCTGCTTGTCACCTTGCACTCCCCCAGCCCTTACCAGCCGACAATCTGTACTTTAAATATATTCTCAAACAACAACCTATATCCCGGCTTGTCTTcctgtgggattttttttttccttttgcaaACAAAAATATTGGAAATTTCGGGAGTTAACTGTAACCTTCGAGCCCAGGGGACCTGTTGGGAATGGGAGAATGGGGCGGGTGTAAAGACCTCAAACAGGATCAAATGATTATGAAGGATGCCGACATGATAATTTATATCAATAGTGGAGACACAGACATTTTTATAACACCCTTATTTAAGGAGACTTATAGCAGTTTCGCGTTTTTCCTCCCCCGCCCCAAAGGTGACGGCTTTTAGATATTAAAAAAGTGAAATGTCCCAAAGGCTAAATATTAATTGATATTCATAACATACATTGCAGTTGACATCGCGCCTGGATATATTATCGGTGCAATTTGTATGGAGATCGGGACTGAGTAATTAAACCTGGTTATTTTGAAGCTCTTTCCGTATTTCCCATGAAGTCGAGGTCAGCTATATGCGTGCGTCATTTTATCCATATATATTATACACATATAACAATCTGCCTGGATCCCTGGATTCCTACCAGATACTCAAACCCAGTTAAAATATATCCTTGGAAGTTATGACTATTTCGACgggatttcattttaaaagtttaatgtaAAATATCTCCCACATATTTTATAAACTGCAGTTTGTCTAACCGATCCACTTAAAATCAaaccaaaacaaaatcaaaaacgtGACTGGACAATGCTAGCAATTGCTCAGTCTGTCCAGACCAGAGTTCAGTGTGCAGCGTGGTAACTGCGTCTCCTGTTGGCAGGACCACAAATAGCGACAGACATGCAAGTTAACAGAAGGACATTCCTAATCTCTGCTTCTTGTATCAATGAGAATTACTCTCGCAGGCTGAACTAAATGACAAAAAATGTTGATGAGATGAAATCTTTCGACATCCTTCAGTTGCGAGCGTTCAGGGAGGGCAGTAGCTCTATTCCTATTTGTTACCATTACGATGGGTCCTATATTTGGCAATACCAGCTGGGGAAACAGTTAGTGAAGTTCAGACTATATGCACACATTTATAATATTATTTTAAGAATACATTGATTTAACAAATATACCATGGTTCTTTACATATCTCTAATTGGTAATTAGTGCGGAGCGCTGATACTAAGGAGGAGATTAATGAAATTCTTGACCATCATTATGAGGAAGCAATACATGTAAAGACAGCAATACAAGTCACGGGCAATACACGCCCAATGTGCTTAAATTAAGGCAATTCATGATCAGAAGTAAACTCGGGAATCATTCTGTATAACAGCAACCTGGTTAAAACTGATCAGCATAAATGCAATCCTCTTAATTTGCTTGTGGAAATTACACTGAAACCCTAGAAACAAGGGGTGGGGGAGACACAAGGTTGAAAAGTCTTTTGATTAAATTGGAGGTAAACGTCCGTTGATTAAACTTAAAGGTATAGGCATTCAGAGTAAGTCCTGAACATAGGTAATAAACAATGAGTACTTTTTGGAGGAGTTCTCAGAGTAGGAGGGAGTGAGGCGCCTCGGTGTTGCCACGAAACCTGTTCTAATGTACACATGAAGCGGCTGCAGAAACTGAAGTGCAAGTGGGAGCAAAACTGAGGAGCAGCAGAATTGGAAAGTCATTTGAAGAATTCCAAAATAAGTTGCTTAAAATAAGTAAGCGGGCTGAATAATAGTGGATGAAATTAGCCGAAAGAGCCTGTAGACTCGCAGATGAACATGTTCAAATAGAGTAGCAATTAACAGCTAATAAGATGTGGAACAAAACAATCAAAGCAgtatattttaaggcagaggagaTAGTAATCTAATTTAAGAGTGCTCTGCTCAGACCTTGATTAGTGTTGGTTGCAAAGAAAAGGGAGGCCTTCAAGTATTGGAAAGTAatacaaagagtggtgagaatgtattaaaaacagaaaatgctggaaaaacgtagcaggtgtggcagcatccgtggagagagaaatagagttattgtttcgagtccatatgactcttctgaaGAAGAGCTGTCTTGGAAGTACTGTCATTTCTGCAGTGCAGCAGTCAGTTTTGCAAATAACAAAGAGCAATGGAATAAATAATCAGAATGATATTCTTGTGATATTGAGgaattaatattggccaggacagcaggagagctctcctgcttttctttgaataatACCATGAAATATTTAAGAAGGCAGATGTGACTATACTTTAAAGGCAGCACCTGCACAGTGCACTGAAATGATAGCCTGCCTTCAACATACAATCTCCTGGCTTAGTGGCATGCATGCCATCATGGCATTAAGGCTGCCATTTAGAGAAAATTAACCTGGAATGTTAATTTAAATTACTGCAGTAGAACCAGTAAGTAATAAATTGATATAATGGGGAGAAGATAGTTACAGATAGAGGGACCAAAATTTCTGGAATTATTTAGTAAACAATGCAATGCTATATTAGCATTTAAGAATCCGATTGAGTTAAGATGGGCTGATTTGCCTTCCTCATACACAATTATCCTGTGAACTTGTACTAATTTATAATATCTGCTTTTATAAGCCTCCAGAAAATCATTACTGCTCAACAGAAATTGAAGAAGGTGAATATTTCCAAAGCTGCAAACAGTGATTCTTTGTTACCAGAAAACATGCTATCAATGCAAGACTTCATAAGACAGTTGTGGTTTTAAATGTTTCCTGTAGTTTAAAGTCATATTGTGTGTCCTGAAGAAAGGGATGGTGGCTCAGACTCAACACTGCCCAGAGACAGGCCCATGTGATCTGTAACTGAAAATCAAGTGCCAGTTTTCATACCTTGACACAAAAGAGGGGCAACTGGTTTTCtgcacagaggcacacagacaTGGACAGGGAGACATAACAACTGCTGCTGTAAAACAACAGAGGAAAATAATGTTTTTTTGCACTCGCCACCAAGCAGGATGTTGGTGAGAATTGGTTCTGCATTCAGAGAGAGGACTTGTGGAAGTTTAAGGACCAAGGAGTCATTGGAGTGTGTCTTGTTACTGGATGTTGGTTTGGGGATTCTCAGAAAGACTGAGTAGAATGACTTTCATAGGGCGTTGGAAGACTCCCCCTTGCATGACTGGGAGAAGGGGGCCTGTTGAAGAGCAAGGAGGAGTTTGGAACTTAATCTTCAATTCTATATGTCTTCTGGGAGCGTGATGTAAAATACCAATAGGGTTGTAACATATTTTGGTTTGTTAGTTAATGGGGAAGTattttttccagcatccgcagcatttttcTTTTATCTTTTCTGTTAGTTTGGTGTATTAGTTGActgttaagtaatgtttagtctcTGTTGATTTTTGTTTATTACAGTAGAAGTCCTAAAACATGAAATCttcccctgcaatttttttcatcAACTGTTGGGAAATTCATATCCTTTtaaaaaagttattggtctctatgggaATTCTAAAAATGTCAATAAAGACAGAACATTGGTGTACATTTGCGTCTGTATGACTCAAGAGTGATGCACAGCGAGGAGCTCATCGAATCTCGTTATAGGGCAGACAGTGATTTGCCTGCCCCACAATTATCTCATGGGGTCAAAGATTTGGGTGTCGTATTTAaacggctctgaagaagagtcatacggactcaatgttaactctgtctttctctccataatcgctaagtttttccagcattttttgtttttgttccctctATGGGTACTCCAGTTTTCAGATGATGTAAGGGGGTCTATTGCCCTAATGTCACTACAAACAGATGCCAGCTCCAAATTGATATCTGTAATATGTCTGTACTCAAAAATAGCTTTGCATGTAAATTTTAAGTCACCAAATTCCACTGTGTGAATTTTATTTTAGAATTTATTTGCTTCACCATTGGGAATTAGTTATTTTTTTCAGTCTGATATTGCCAGCTCGTATATTCAGGCCAAATGCTTATTAAGGTTTGCGCTTTATTTCGAATTTCCAGAATGCACAGTAATTTCCATTTGTATTAAATATACCCTGGCTAGGTATAGAGCTAGGCACCCTCGGTTCTTTTCTAATGATGGTCTTCATCTACCTCAGGCCTGTTGCACTTTTTCATTTCCTACACCAACTATTCTGTGATAATTCTGAGTGAGGATGCCAATTTGAAGATCTCAGGAAATGTGAGATTACCCCACCACATTTTGCTGGGGACCCTTAGAGCTAGTGGGCtgagactttgggcagaattttcc
The genomic region above belongs to Carcharodon carcharias isolate sCarCar2 chromosome 5, sCarCar2.pri, whole genome shotgun sequence and contains:
- the tent5aa gene encoding terminal nucleotidyltransferase 5A, translated to MADENANTKCNSFNVLNWEQVQRLDRILTETIPIHGRGNFPTLEVKPRQIVQVVRSRLEEKRIRVRDVRLNGSAASHVLHQHSGLGYKDLDLIFRADLSGDKEFQTVKNVVLDCLLDFLPEGVNKEKITPLTLKEAYVQKMVKVCNDSDRWSLISLSNNSGKNVELKFVDSLRRQFEFSVDAFQINLDSLLLFYECSENPMSEHFHPTILGESVYGDFEEALEHLQHKVIATRNPEEIRGGGLLKYCNLLVRGFRAASESEMKALQRYMCSRFFIDFSDIGEQQRKLESYLQNHFMGLEDRKYDYLMTLQRVVNESTVCLMGHERRQTLNLITMLALRVLAEQNIIPNVANVTCYYQPAPYVTDANFNNYYIAHVQPVFTCQQHTYSTWLPCN